In one window of Streptomyces kaniharaensis DNA:
- a CDS encoding MarR family winged helix-turn-helix transcriptional regulator produces MSTPAMPADASAVYRRYLSAVMFHGHASARACDLGATDLYALNILELSGAMTPGELATRTGLTTGPTTRLIDRLEQAGYVRRVPDPGDRRKVIVEPVASPAALDQAVAPARQRIGEILAGYSPEQLAVLFDYFARATEAYQATAEQLRD; encoded by the coding sequence GTGTCAACGCCTGCGATGCCCGCCGACGCGAGCGCGGTCTACCGCCGCTACCTCAGCGCGGTCATGTTCCACGGCCACGCGAGCGCCCGGGCGTGCGATCTCGGCGCCACCGACCTGTACGCGCTGAACATCCTCGAACTGTCCGGGGCCATGACCCCCGGCGAACTGGCCACTCGCACCGGGCTGACCACCGGCCCCACCACGCGCCTGATCGACCGCCTGGAGCAGGCGGGCTACGTGCGCCGGGTGCCCGATCCCGGCGACCGGCGCAAGGTCATCGTCGAACCGGTCGCCAGCCCCGCCGCCCTCGACCAGGCCGTGGCGCCCGCCCGGCAGCGGATCGGTGAGATCCTGGCCGGGTACTCACCCGAGCAACTCGCTGTCCTCTTCGACTACTTCGCCCGCGCCACCGAGGCGTACCAGGCGACGGCCGAGCAACTGCGCGACTGA
- a CDS encoding DUF4190 domain-containing protein has translation MSIPPSEAPQQPYGAPQQPYGYPTPIQQPTGSNGFAIAGLVLAFFFSPLGLIFSIIGLVKSKSAGKGKVPAIIGLIVSLLSIAVGITVFVVIGSKVVKAIDPGCTSATSTVTTYSDKISADASNPDALKADLKNATDQLNAAAAKAGNANAKNAISALAADYQQMYTAVSTGTAPSADLQSKLETDANKVDTACGHIGS, from the coding sequence GTGTCCATACCCCCCAGTGAGGCCCCCCAGCAGCCCTACGGCGCGCCGCAGCAGCCGTACGGCTACCCGACCCCGATCCAGCAGCCGACCGGCTCGAACGGCTTCGCGATCGCCGGTCTGGTCCTGGCCTTCTTCTTCTCCCCGCTCGGCCTCATCTTCAGCATCATCGGCCTGGTCAAGTCCAAGAGCGCCGGCAAGGGCAAAGTGCCGGCGATCATCGGTCTCATCGTGTCGCTCCTCTCGATCGCGGTGGGCATCACGGTCTTCGTGGTGATCGGTTCGAAGGTGGTCAAGGCCATCGATCCCGGGTGCACCAGCGCCACCAGCACTGTGACCACCTACTCGGACAAGATTTCCGCCGACGCCAGCAACCCGGACGCGCTGAAGGCCGACCTCAAGAACGCGACCGACCAGCTGAACGCCGCCGCGGCCAAGGCCGGCAACGCCAATGCCAAGAACGCGATCAGCGCGCTGGCCGCCGACTACCAGCAGATGTACACCGCGGTCAGCACCGGCACCGCGCCGAGCGCCGACCTGCAGTCGAAGCTGGAGACCGACGCCAACAAGGTCGACACCGCCTGCGGCCACATCGGCAGCTGA
- a CDS encoding SgcJ/EcaC family oxidoreductase → MSALNSTSNTDARETDAAEIRALLERSAAAWNHGDGTAYGEQFTADATDVTYAGTVYHGGPEIGRAHQALFDSFLKGTRLTTDIVELRFLGPDTALVLARGEVHKSRPKRLGKLATYTVVREADGRWRIAAVQKTQRKRLLEAISFRFQPATRPAAC, encoded by the coding sequence ATGTCCGCTCTCAACTCCACCTCGAACACCGACGCCCGGGAAACCGACGCCGCCGAGATCCGCGCCCTCCTGGAGCGCAGCGCGGCCGCCTGGAACCACGGCGACGGCACCGCCTACGGCGAGCAGTTCACCGCCGACGCCACCGACGTCACCTACGCCGGCACCGTCTACCACGGCGGCCCCGAGATCGGTCGCGCCCACCAGGCCCTCTTCGACAGCTTCCTGAAGGGCACCCGGCTCACCACCGACATCGTCGAACTGCGCTTCCTCGGGCCGGACACCGCCCTCGTCCTCGCCCGCGGCGAGGTCCACAAGAGCCGCCCGAAGCGTTTGGGCAAGCTCGCCACCTACACCGTGGTTCGCGAGGCCGACGGCCGCTGGCGCATCGCCGCCGTCCAGAAGACCCAGCGCAAGCGGCTGCTGGAGGCGATCTCCTTCCGCTTCCAGCCGGCCACCCGCCCGGCGGCCTGCTAG
- a CDS encoding pirin family protein — protein MASVLDIRRADERFHTRAGWLDSRHSFSFSRHWDPANTHFGLLLVSNDDVVAPGTGFDTHPHRDMEIVTWVLDGALVHQDSEGHNGVIYPGLAQRMSAGTGILHSEKNDSWTLTGEPEHRNPVHFLQMWTIPDTAGIQPGYEQLDINDELARGGWVTLASGMPEHTSRRAIAIRQKHAALHVARIRPGETLELPTAPFAHLFIARGGAELEGAGLLGTGDAARITGSDGRRLTGGSDGAEALVWEMTAAVTVS, from the coding sequence ATGGCATCCGTACTCGACATCCGCCGCGCCGACGAGCGCTTCCACACCCGCGCCGGCTGGCTCGACTCCCGGCACTCCTTCTCGTTCTCCCGGCACTGGGACCCGGCCAACACCCACTTCGGGCTGCTGCTGGTCTCCAACGACGACGTGGTGGCGCCGGGTACCGGCTTTGACACCCACCCGCACCGCGACATGGAGATCGTCACTTGGGTGCTCGACGGCGCCCTGGTCCACCAGGACTCCGAGGGGCACAACGGCGTGATCTACCCGGGGCTGGCCCAGCGGATGAGCGCCGGCACCGGGATCCTGCACAGCGAGAAGAACGACTCCTGGACGCTCACCGGCGAGCCCGAGCACCGGAACCCGGTGCACTTCCTGCAGATGTGGACCATCCCCGACACCGCCGGCATCCAGCCCGGCTACGAGCAACTCGACATCAACGACGAACTCGCCCGCGGCGGCTGGGTCACCCTGGCCTCCGGCATGCCCGAGCACACCAGCCGGCGCGCCATCGCCATCCGGCAGAAGCACGCCGCCCTGCACGTCGCCCGGATCCGGCCCGGCGAGACCCTGGAGCTGCCCACCGCGCCGTTCGCCCACCTGTTCATCGCGAGGGGCGGCGCCGAACTCGAAGGGGCCGGCCTGCTGGGCACCGGCGACGCCGCCCGGATCACCGGCTCCGACGGCCGGCGGCTCACCGGCGGCTCTGACGGCGCCGAGGCCCTGGTGTGGGAGATGACGGCGGCCGTGACGGTGAGCTGA
- a CDS encoding DUF4193 domain-containing protein gives MATDYDAPRDTGDESSDDSIEALKSQRDDKRSSSVDVEPEAAEGLELPGADLSGEELTVRVVPLQEDEFTCMTCFLVHHRAQLAGEDKNGQPICRDCAS, from the coding sequence TTGGCAACCGACTACGACGCCCCACGCGACACCGGCGACGAGAGCAGCGACGACAGCATCGAGGCACTGAAGAGCCAGCGCGACGACAAGCGGAGCTCCTCCGTCGACGTGGAGCCCGAGGCCGCCGAAGGGCTCGAGCTTCCGGGCGCCGACCTGTCCGGTGAGGAGCTCACCGTTCGGGTCGTGCCCCTTCAGGAGGACGAGTTCACCTGCATGACCTGCTTCCTGGTCCACCACCGCGCCCAACTCGCCGGTGAGGACAAGAACGGTCAACCCATCTGCCGCGACTGCGCGTCCTGA
- a CDS encoding PQQ-binding-like beta-propeller repeat protein codes for MTSPLRVLHILGDRPFVEVGQPVLAVPDEGRGLLAVAGERGFAQTATVGVYGTGDLGCRAVLRTRFPVHALAFHPTAPLLAAGTGEYDGGYFFEGELLLLDWETGATTSLIEHDFGRQVLGLTWLDGQTLRMLMAPPDDGKDDLKAQVEGHVAVVRRPDWCAAAPRSLTAADLAGPRVSAPRPDGRDGARRALCVLSPDWEPRRHVVAVEELLDGAVLATLHREEDDPERPVSALADGLLIQHHTTAYIDRHERLRIRHGSRDYVNEAPRARRGPRQHWLSVRSPEGTGVQLLFPFSWEPGETHFPGPGVETDDGDLVHAGTVYSGHGLQPGGSFVVRRAATDGAPRWVFRTDYVATDLDTDPDTAYVAYRNGELLALDLRDGTLRWSHRLTVAGVPAVPTALTATEPGRLLVGTADGRVLDCMTA; via the coding sequence ATGACCTCCCCGCTCCGCGTCCTTCACATCCTCGGCGACCGCCCGTTCGTCGAGGTCGGTCAGCCTGTCCTCGCCGTGCCCGACGAAGGACGCGGCCTGCTCGCCGTCGCGGGCGAGCGCGGGTTCGCCCAGACGGCGACGGTGGGGGTGTACGGCACGGGAGACCTCGGCTGCCGGGCCGTGCTCCGCACGCGCTTCCCAGTGCACGCGCTGGCCTTCCACCCCACGGCACCGCTGCTCGCCGCCGGCACCGGGGAGTACGACGGCGGCTACTTCTTCGAGGGGGAACTGCTCCTGCTCGACTGGGAAACGGGCGCCACCACCTCCCTGATCGAGCACGATTTCGGCCGCCAGGTCCTCGGACTGACGTGGCTCGACGGGCAGACCCTGCGGATGCTGATGGCACCGCCCGACGACGGGAAGGACGACCTGAAGGCGCAGGTCGAAGGCCACGTCGCCGTCGTGCGGCGGCCCGACTGGTGCGCCGCCGCACCGCGTTCGCTCACCGCTGCTGACCTGGCGGGCCCCCGGGTGTCCGCCCCGCGCCCCGATGGACGGGACGGGGCCCGCCGAGCTCTTTGCGTGCTGAGCCCGGACTGGGAGCCCCGGCGGCACGTCGTCGCCGTCGAGGAGTTGCTGGACGGCGCGGTCCTGGCCACCCTCCACCGAGAGGAGGACGACCCAGAGCGGCCCGTCAGTGCCCTCGCCGACGGACTGCTGATCCAGCACCACACCACGGCGTACATCGACCGGCACGAGCGCCTGCGGATCCGGCACGGCAGCCGGGACTACGTCAACGAGGCCCCACGGGCCCGCCGGGGGCCGAGGCAGCACTGGCTCTCGGTGCGCTCCCCCGAGGGGACGGGCGTCCAGCTCCTGTTCCCGTTCTCCTGGGAGCCTGGGGAGACGCACTTCCCCGGCCCCGGCGTGGAGACCGACGACGGCGACCTGGTGCACGCCGGCACCGTCTACAGCGGCCACGGGCTGCAGCCCGGCGGCTCCTTCGTCGTCCGCCGCGCGGCCACCGACGGCGCGCCACGCTGGGTCTTCCGGACCGACTACGTCGCCACCGACCTCGACACCGATCCGGACACCGCCTACGTCGCCTACCGCAACGGCGAGCTCCTGGCCCTCGACCTCCGCGACGGCACCCTTCGCTGGAGCCACCGGCTGACCGTCGCCGGTGTCCCCGCCGTCCCGACGGCGCTCACCGCCACCGAACCCGGCCGCCTGCTCGTCGGCACGGCCGACGGCCGGGTCCTGGACTGCATGACCGCGTAA
- a CDS encoding TetR/AcrR family transcriptional regulator yields the protein MNADTPAKRPGGRSARVQAAVHRAVIDLAGERGAAQLAIPAVAERAGVNPTTIYRRWGTLQALLAELAAQHETDARPPSSGDLRTDLEAYAVRTLTDLTRPGGIAFFRAEVSPDIDERRSGLRECLQRATAGLDVVLEASRGRGETPPPPERLLDRIVAPLYFRVVFSMPDTDEAYARALVTNLLSDPSRPQR from the coding sequence GTGAACGCCGACACCCCTGCCAAGCGTCCCGGCGGCCGCAGCGCCCGCGTCCAGGCGGCCGTCCACCGGGCCGTCATTGACCTGGCCGGCGAGCGCGGCGCGGCCCAGCTGGCGATTCCCGCGGTGGCCGAGCGCGCCGGGGTCAACCCCACCACCATCTACCGGCGTTGGGGCACCCTGCAGGCCCTGCTGGCCGAGCTGGCGGCCCAGCACGAGACCGATGCCCGGCCCCCTTCCAGCGGCGATCTCCGCACGGACCTCGAGGCCTACGCGGTCCGCACGCTGACCGACCTGACCCGCCCCGGCGGCATCGCCTTCTTCCGGGCGGAGGTCTCCCCCGACATCGACGAGCGCCGCAGCGGCCTCCGGGAATGCCTGCAACGCGCCACCGCCGGCCTCGACGTGGTCCTCGAAGCCTCCCGCGGCCGGGGCGAAACGCCGCCCCCACCCGAACGGCTGCTCGACCGGATCGTCGCCCCGCTCTACTTCCGCGTCGTCTTCTCCATGCCGGACACCGACGAGGCCTACGCCCGCGCCCTGGTCACCAACCTGCTCAGCGACCCCTCCCGACCGCAACGCTGA
- a CDS encoding ABC transporter substrate-binding protein, with product MPRPRTGKAVLAAAGLSGLLASGCAATPAPPNASSTLRSRLPQAIRDSGELRIGSYLNYVPVDFKDPGGAPAGLDLDIATALGSYLGLRVRFVDMAFNDLIPAVQAGKLDLAMSAVIDSRDRQQGKDAAGRITNPGVDFVDYFMTGTSILVKAGNPLSVSTLDSLCGHTIAVQGNSVQIKVAKKQSAACARTGKPLRVDSVDNDDQALAEIASGTAVADLNDYPGASYNTTAPDRKGRFQLVGNYRESDLYGIAVSRNQKELPDILFRALNQLIGNGTYQKILDKWNLGGGAVISATLNAGL from the coding sequence ATGCCCCGACCCCGCACCGGCAAGGCAGTACTGGCGGCCGCGGGCCTCAGCGGCCTGCTCGCAAGCGGCTGTGCCGCCACGCCCGCTCCGCCCAACGCATCGTCCACGCTCCGATCCCGACTCCCGCAGGCCATCCGCGACTCGGGTGAACTGCGCATCGGCTCCTACCTCAACTACGTCCCGGTCGACTTCAAGGACCCTGGCGGCGCACCCGCCGGTCTCGACCTGGACATCGCCACAGCCCTCGGCTCCTACCTCGGTCTGCGGGTCAGGTTCGTCGACATGGCGTTCAACGACCTCATACCGGCCGTGCAGGCCGGGAAACTCGACCTGGCGATGTCGGCCGTCATCGACTCCCGCGACCGCCAGCAGGGCAAGGACGCCGCCGGCCGCATCACCAACCCTGGCGTGGACTTCGTCGACTACTTCATGACCGGCACCTCGATCCTGGTCAAGGCCGGCAACCCGCTGAGCGTGTCCACCTTGGACAGCCTGTGTGGCCACACCATCGCCGTGCAGGGCAACTCGGTCCAGATCAAGGTCGCCAAGAAGCAGTCCGCCGCCTGCGCCAGGACCGGCAAGCCGCTGCGGGTCGACTCGGTGGACAACGACGACCAGGCGCTGGCCGAAATCGCGTCCGGAACGGCCGTCGCCGACCTCAACGACTACCCCGGCGCCTCGTACAACACCACCGCCCCCGACCGAAAGGGCCGGTTCCAACTGGTCGGCAACTACCGGGAGTCGGACCTCTACGGAATCGCCGTCAGCCGAAACCAGAAGGAACTGCCCGACATCCTGTTCCGCGCCCTGAACCAACTCATCGGCAACGGCACGTACCAGAAGATCCTCGACAAGTGGAACCTCGGCGGCGGCGCCGTCATCAGCGCCACCCTGAACGCCGGCCTGTGA
- a CDS encoding DUF1996 domain-containing protein, giving the protein MHQDRLHHRLGGAALPVGVLLCLALGLSLLVVRFRPGRPEPAAGFVDITAVAVAAPAPPAAGPDASAGSYAQDCGRNQEGHRNADNVVVSPGTVGGAHHVHDYVGNLSTDADSTDDSLAAAATTCTGGDRSTYYWPVLRRTDHDGSAPHTAAGASDAPHGDTREILIPETVTVEYLGNPWSKVVPMPRFLRLLEGDPTAATDGGAEAGARWGCTGFADRTTTDRYPLCPAGSLLTRTLDFPSCWDGRGTDSPGHRSHVRFPSAAGVCPHNTFPIPHLRVTVGYRPPPPRAFALDTFPEQHHSPLTDHAVFIGLMTDRQMADVVACLNEDRSCRESG; this is encoded by the coding sequence GTGCACCAGGACCGCCTTCACCACCGGCTGGGGGGCGCCGCGCTCCCGGTCGGCGTCCTGCTCTGCCTCGCCCTGGGGCTGTCGCTGCTGGTGGTCCGCTTCCGGCCGGGCAGGCCGGAACCGGCGGCCGGATTCGTCGACATCACCGCGGTGGCCGTCGCCGCACCCGCCCCGCCGGCCGCCGGCCCGGACGCCTCCGCCGGCTCGTACGCGCAGGACTGCGGGCGCAACCAGGAGGGGCACCGCAACGCGGACAACGTGGTGGTCTCCCCCGGGACGGTGGGCGGCGCCCACCACGTGCACGACTACGTCGGCAACCTCTCCACGGACGCGGACTCCACCGACGACAGCCTCGCCGCCGCCGCGACCACCTGCACCGGCGGCGACCGCTCGACGTACTACTGGCCGGTCCTCCGCCGCACCGACCACGACGGCTCGGCGCCGCACACCGCCGCCGGGGCGTCCGACGCCCCGCACGGCGACACCCGCGAGATCCTCATTCCCGAGACGGTCACCGTCGAGTACCTCGGCAACCCGTGGAGCAAGGTCGTACCGATGCCGCGCTTCCTCCGGCTCCTGGAGGGCGACCCGACCGCCGCCACCGACGGTGGCGCGGAGGCCGGCGCCCGCTGGGGCTGCACGGGCTTCGCCGACCGCACGACCACCGACCGCTACCCGCTCTGCCCCGCCGGGAGCCTCCTCACCCGCACCCTGGACTTCCCCAGCTGCTGGGACGGGCGCGGCACGGACAGTCCCGGCCACCGCTCCCACGTGCGGTTCCCGTCCGCCGCCGGCGTCTGCCCGCACAACACCTTCCCCATCCCGCACCTGCGGGTGACCGTCGGCTACCGCCCGCCGCCGCCCCGGGCCTTCGCCCTGGACACCTTCCCCGAGCAGCACCACAGTCCGCTCACCGACCACGCGGTGTTCATCGGCCTGATGACCGACCGGCAGATGGCCGACGTGGTGGCCTGTCTGAACGAGGACCGCAGCTGCCGGGAATCCGGTTGA
- a CDS encoding helix-turn-helix transcriptional regulator has product MARPTGRVLTLLELLQSGGIRTVAELADRLGVDGRTVRRYVDHLVDLDIPVEAVRGRYGGYRLAPGYRLPPLMLNDDEALAVLLGLVAGRRTGLLTATQTAGETAAAKIRRALPERLARRLDAVMESLAFTAAPGESATPETGVLLAVADAVRHRRPISIRYTTRDGRRSERTLHPYGIVTHAGRWYVTGTDPEIGQDRTFRLDRIADARALPGSFEPPAGLDPAQRVLSGLAKAAYRHEVTLRIHGTVEQIRARLPASVASVEELAPAEGTDPHAERWLHVELRAERLDWLPPVLASLDRPFVIERPDELRDLVLALADRLTASARRA; this is encoded by the coding sequence ATGGCTCGACCTACCGGCCGCGTGCTCACCCTCCTGGAACTCCTGCAGTCGGGCGGCATCAGAACGGTGGCCGAACTCGCCGACCGGCTCGGCGTCGACGGGCGCACCGTGCGGCGATATGTGGACCACCTGGTCGACCTCGACATCCCCGTCGAGGCGGTCCGCGGCCGCTACGGCGGGTACCGGCTCGCCCCCGGGTACCGCCTGCCTCCGCTCATGCTCAACGACGACGAGGCGCTCGCCGTGCTGCTCGGCCTCGTCGCCGGCCGCAGGACGGGGTTGCTGACGGCGACTCAAACCGCAGGCGAGACGGCAGCGGCCAAGATCCGCCGGGCACTGCCCGAGCGTCTGGCCCGTCGGCTCGACGCCGTCATGGAATCCCTCGCCTTCACGGCTGCGCCTGGCGAGTCGGCCACCCCGGAGACAGGGGTCCTGCTCGCCGTCGCCGATGCGGTACGCCATCGCCGCCCGATCTCGATCAGGTACACCACCCGAGACGGCCGGCGAAGCGAACGCACGCTGCATCCGTACGGGATCGTCACCCATGCGGGCCGGTGGTACGTCACGGGCACCGATCCCGAGATCGGCCAGGACCGGACTTTCCGGCTCGATCGCATCGCGGACGCGAGGGCCCTGCCGGGCTCATTCGAGCCGCCCGCCGGACTCGATCCGGCACAGCGCGTCCTGTCAGGGCTCGCCAAGGCCGCGTACCGGCACGAAGTGACCCTGCGGATCCACGGGACGGTCGAACAGATCCGCGCCCGACTTCCCGCCAGCGTCGCGAGTGTGGAGGAGCTCGCCCCCGCGGAAGGCACGGATCCGCACGCCGAGCGTTGGCTCCACGTCGAATTGAGAGCAGAGCGGCTCGACTGGTTGCCTCCCGTCCTTGCCTCGCTCGACCGGCCGTTCGTCATCGAGCGACCGGACGAACTCCGAGATCTCGTCCTCGCGCTCGCCGACCGACTCACAGCCTCTGCCCGCAGAGCCTGA
- a CDS encoding anti-sigma factor family protein, whose product MTTDDANTDDANTNGMDTNGTSANGAYPGRATSQTTGGSTTPHDRNAELVGAYVLGALDPAEGAQVERHLADCPTCRQEVTELRELETVLGEVPPELLVDGPPEGGDLLLQRTLRQARTERGSALRRRRARIGAVAAAAAVAALVLGIALGRSTDAAPTVAVGPAPTTAAATPPPAGTRTGSGTDPATGARMTLAVTPAMGWVRVNAAVTGIPAGQRCHLVVNGRSGATVDAGSWLVSAVGAKSGTTLDGSAIVAPEDVTSVSVVNETGQTFVTVPV is encoded by the coding sequence GTGACGACGGACGACGCGAACACGGACGACGCGAACACGAACGGCATGGACACGAACGGCACGAGCGCGAACGGTGCGTACCCGGGGCGCGCCACCAGTCAGACCACAGGCGGGAGCACGACGCCGCACGACCGGAACGCGGAGCTCGTCGGCGCCTACGTGCTGGGCGCGCTCGATCCGGCCGAGGGGGCGCAGGTCGAACGGCACCTGGCCGACTGCCCGACCTGCCGTCAGGAGGTGACCGAGTTGAGGGAGCTGGAGACCGTCCTGGGCGAGGTGCCGCCCGAACTGCTCGTGGACGGTCCGCCTGAGGGCGGCGACCTGCTGCTGCAGCGCACCCTGCGGCAGGCCCGGACGGAACGCGGCTCGGCGCTGCGCCGGCGCCGGGCCCGGATCGGCGCGGTCGCGGCCGCCGCGGCAGTCGCGGCGCTGGTCCTCGGGATCGCGCTGGGCCGCAGCACCGACGCCGCACCGACGGTGGCCGTCGGCCCGGCCCCGACCACCGCCGCTGCCACCCCGCCCCCCGCCGGGACCAGGACCGGCTCCGGGACGGATCCGGCCACCGGCGCCCGGATGACACTGGCGGTGACCCCGGCGATGGGCTGGGTGCGGGTGAACGCGGCGGTCACCGGCATCCCGGCCGGCCAGCGATGCCACCTGGTGGTCAACGGCAGGAGCGGGGCCACGGTGGACGCGGGCAGCTGGCTGGTCTCCGCCGTAGGCGCCAAGTCCGGTACCACACTGGATGGTTCGGCCATCGTTGCACCGGAGGACGTGACCTCGGTGTCGGTCGTCAACGAGACCGGGCAGACCTTCGTGACGGTTCCGGTGTAG
- a CDS encoding DUF4034 domain-containing protein: MVFLSLVVFVVVAGMLVSSRVSRMRQSRREAELRRGLVPREQLVLPGDVPSAELAAVLDAARTGDWRPVAGYLAEAGSDGDANRRWMRMEPLGAAAVAEDHWLRLWREEEPRSAVAVLLQTDALVQRAWEIRTGRYASEVTTEQARGFHQVLREAERVAQEAVQLAPAEDPNPWVAQIAIAMGLGWSHEDFRALWAEVVARDPHHLRAHEGALQYWCAKWHGSHELMHAFVDTALADAPAGSLLTTLRVRASYEQITRDKAGAAAYRTPEFTAAVDALLADLAQADPAHPQLQAARGWAAWALVMNARVAQALELFHVMGREVAGPWRNYDEPQKAFDRMREICVQAIARAKA; this comes from the coding sequence ATGGTCTTCTTGTCCCTCGTTGTGTTCGTGGTCGTTGCGGGCATGCTCGTTTCCTCGCGAGTCTCCCGGATGCGGCAAAGCCGCAGGGAGGCCGAGCTGCGACGGGGCCTGGTCCCCCGCGAGCAGCTCGTGCTGCCGGGCGATGTGCCGTCCGCCGAGTTGGCGGCCGTGCTGGATGCGGCCCGGACTGGTGACTGGCGCCCGGTGGCCGGATACCTGGCCGAGGCCGGCAGCGACGGTGATGCGAACCGGCGCTGGATGCGAATGGAACCGCTGGGTGCGGCGGCGGTGGCGGAGGACCACTGGCTGCGGCTGTGGCGCGAGGAGGAGCCGCGCAGCGCGGTGGCCGTGCTGCTGCAGACCGATGCGCTGGTCCAGCGTGCGTGGGAGATCCGTACCGGCAGGTACGCCTCCGAGGTGACTACGGAGCAGGCCCGCGGGTTCCACCAGGTCCTGCGCGAGGCGGAGCGGGTCGCGCAGGAGGCCGTCCAGCTGGCGCCGGCCGAGGACCCCAATCCCTGGGTGGCACAGATCGCCATTGCCATGGGGCTGGGCTGGTCGCACGAGGACTTCCGTGCGCTCTGGGCCGAGGTGGTGGCCCGTGATCCGCACCACCTGCGGGCGCACGAGGGCGCGCTGCAGTACTGGTGCGCCAAGTGGCACGGCAGCCACGAGCTGATGCACGCGTTCGTCGACACCGCGCTCGCCGACGCGCCGGCCGGCAGCCTGCTGACCACCTTGAGGGTGCGGGCGTCCTATGAACAGATCACTCGCGACAAGGCAGGGGCGGCCGCCTACCGGACGCCGGAGTTCACCGCAGCCGTGGACGCACTGCTCGCCGACCTGGCGCAGGCCGATCCGGCGCATCCGCAGCTTCAGGCTGCCCGGGGCTGGGCCGCCTGGGCGCTGGTCATGAACGCCCGGGTGGCACAGGCGCTGGAGCTGTTCCACGTGATGGGTCGCGAGGTGGCCGGCCCCTGGCGCAACTACGACGAGCCGCAGAAGGCCTTCGACCGGATGCGCGAGATCTGCGTGCAGGCGATCGCTCGGGCGAAGGCCTAG
- a CDS encoding nuclear transport factor 2 family protein, whose product MTTTARDLGQRFHAALITGDWPAIRSMLHDDATWTLPGDNTISGTVLGGDAVIERARKIASYGVSFELLHVLVSRENMALSLHNTAQRPDAVLDEYLTTVCHLRDGRIADIETYLSDVPGMNAFFV is encoded by the coding sequence ATGACCACCACTGCCCGCGACCTCGGCCAGCGCTTCCACGCCGCACTCATCACCGGCGACTGGCCGGCCATCCGGTCCATGCTCCACGACGACGCCACCTGGACTCTGCCGGGCGACAACACCATCAGCGGCACCGTCCTCGGCGGGGACGCCGTGATCGAGCGTGCCCGGAAGATCGCCTCCTACGGTGTCTCCTTCGAGCTGCTGCACGTCCTGGTCAGCCGCGAGAACATGGCCCTGTCGCTGCACAACACCGCCCAGCGCCCGGACGCGGTCCTGGACGAGTACCTGACCACCGTCTGCCACCTGCGCGACGGCAGGATCGCCGACATCGAGACCTACCTGTCCGACGTCCCCGGCATGAACGCCTTCTTCGTCTGA
- a CDS encoding sigma-70 family RNA polymerase sigma factor has product MARTRPGARQDAADEALIRTLYEQHGGALLAYAIRITGDRAAAEDAVQETLIRAWRNPEALTEARGSVRGWLLTVERNLITDRFRARAARPAEVAQVSEETATVPVEHDHAEGVVETLVMSQALERLSPEHREVLRSIYFQRLSVTEAAEQLGVPAGTVKSRAHYALRALKRSYTGRTGTWQEVSV; this is encoded by the coding sequence ATGGCGAGGACACGACCAGGCGCGCGGCAGGACGCCGCCGACGAGGCACTGATCCGGACGCTCTACGAGCAGCACGGCGGCGCGCTGCTCGCCTACGCCATCCGGATCACCGGCGACCGCGCGGCGGCCGAGGACGCCGTCCAGGAGACCCTGATCCGGGCCTGGCGCAACCCGGAGGCGCTGACCGAGGCCCGCGGGTCGGTGCGCGGCTGGTTGCTGACCGTGGAGCGCAACCTGATCACCGACCGGTTCCGGGCCCGGGCCGCCCGCCCGGCCGAGGTGGCGCAGGTCTCCGAGGAGACGGCCACCGTGCCGGTCGAACACGACCACGCCGAGGGCGTGGTGGAGACGCTGGTGATGTCGCAGGCGCTGGAGCGGCTCTCGCCCGAGCACCGCGAGGTGCTGCGCTCGATCTACTTCCAGCGGCTGTCGGTCACCGAGGCCGCGGAGCAGCTGGGGGTGCCGGCCGGAACGGTCAAGTCCCGCGCGCACTACGCGCTCCGGGCGCTCAAACGCTCGTACACCGGCAGGACGGGGACGTGGCAGGAGGTGTCGGTGTGA